In one Nicotiana tomentosiformis chromosome 6, ASM39032v3, whole genome shotgun sequence genomic region, the following are encoded:
- the LOC104099714 gene encoding probable E3 ubiquitin-protein ligase XERICO, with product MGLSQYPAPADAGVLCVILVNTAISISIVKEIVRSILHVIGIRIASWEDYSIEGSFECRGSPSESYMEEFRSRTPAFRYDSVCISNHSEQECSVCLTKFEPDTEINRLSCGHVFHKLCLEKWLKYWHVTCPLCRKYMMSHEQEDDTCPM from the coding sequence ATGGGCCTCTCACAATATCCAGCTCCAGCAGATGCAGGAGTACTCTGTGTGATTCTTGTAAACACAGCCATATCTATTTCCATTGTCAAGGAGATAGTCCGATCGATCCTTCACGTTATTGGCATCCGTATCGCATCATGGGAAGACTATTCTATTGAAGGATCATTTGAATGCCGCGGAAGCCCGTCAGAGTCATACATGGAGGAGTTTAGAAGCCGAACACCTGCATTTCGTTATGACTCGGTGTGTATCTCTAACCACTCTGAACAAGAATGCTCTGTGTGCCTGACTAAATTCGAGCCTGACACAGAGATAAACCGTCTCTCCTGTGGCCATGTTTTCCACAAGCTGTGTCTAGAGAAATGGCTCAAGTATTGGCATGTAACCTGCCCTCTTTGCAGGAAATACATGATGTCTCACGAACAAGAGGACGATACATGTCCGATGTGA
- the LOC104099715 gene encoding uncharacterized protein produces the protein MAGRSPSLLSRGGSFRPENLGQNALAMIGNLCFTIFVVGVLIFTIIAATYEPEDPLFHPSTKITNFLTSKSNATFKADDTVMKTGEDFIGANQTAFSTFINLTDIDVSLPATDSGIEGNLDCQGKTDEPIDCTDPDVFHLLMKAAIEKFKDIHFYRFGKSVRGSNDSSCHMAWRFRPKEGKTAAFYKDYREFVVSRSENCTLSVVSIGDYHSGGNARKRKRKNKDKNSGKLDEGFEKASAKIVGQNIVLPEVGEAVNDSLPVVESESSFSRGKYLIYHGGGDRCKSMNHYLWSFMCALGEAQYLNRTLIMDLSICLSKIYTSSGVDEEGKDFRFYFDFEHLKDSSSVLDQEQFWSDWEKWHQKDGLTLHLVEDFRVTPMKLSGLKDTLIMRKFGNVEPENYWYRVCEGETESVVQRPWHLVWKSRRLMNIVSAIASRLNWDYDSVHVVRGEKARNRELWPHLAEDTAPEALLSSLQDKVDDGRNLYIATNEPDTSFFNPLKDKYSTHFLNDYRDLWDENSEWYTETAKLNGGSPVEFDGYMMVSVDTEVFLRGKKQIETFNDLTKDCKDGINTCTSSS, from the coding sequence ATGGCGGGGCGGTCGCCAAGTTTGCTGTCCCGTGGTGGAAGTTTCAGGCCTGAAAATCTGGGGCAAAATGCGTTGGCAATGATAGGGAATCTTTGTTTCACTATATTTGTAGTTGGGGTTTTGATTTTCACTATAATTGCTGCAACTTATGAGCCTGAAGACCCTTTATTCCACCCTTCGACAAAAATCACTAATTTCCTTACATCTAAATCCAATGCCACATTCAAAGCTGATGACACTGTTATGAAGACTGGTGAGGACTTTATTGGTGCAAATCAGACAGCATTTTCTACTTTTATAAACCTAACGGATATCGATGTTTCGCTCCCCGCCACTGATAGTGGCATTGAGGGTAATCTTGATTGTCAGGGAAAAACTGATGAACCCATTGATTGCACTGACCCGGATGTGTTTCATTTGTTAATGAAGGCTGCCATTGAGAAGTTTAAGGATATACATTTTTATAGATTTGGGAAGTCGGTCCGTGGATCGAACGATAGTTCCTGCCACATGGCTTGGCGATTTAGGCCTAAGGAGGGAAAGACTGCTGCATTTTACAAGGATTACCGCGAGTTTGTGGTTTCTAGGTCGGAGAATTGTACGCTTAGTGTGGTTAGCATTGGTGATTATCATTCTGGTGGGAATGCTCGGAAAAGGAAGAGAAAGAATAAGGACAAAAATTCAGGTAAGTTAGATGAGGGATTTGAGAAGGCATCAGCAAAGATAGTGGGACAAAATATTGTTCTTCCCGAGGTCGGTGAAGCTGTGAACGACTCACTTCCTGTGGTGGAATCGGAGAGTTCGTTCAGTCGTGGGAAGTATTTGATTTATCATGGAGGTGGGGATAGGTGCAAGAGCATGAACCATTATCTCTGGAGCTTTATGTGTGCGTTAGGCGAGGCACAATATTTGAACAGGACGTTGATAATGGACTTGAGTATTTGTTTATCCAAGATATACACTTCATCTGGTGTAGATGAGGAAGGAAAGGATTTCAGGTTTTACTTTGACTTTGAGCACTTAAAGGATTCGTCATCAGTTCTTGATCAGGAACAGTTTTGGTCTGATTGGGAAAAATGGCACCAAAAAGATGGATTAACTCTCCATCTCGTAGAAGATTTTAGAGTTACACCCATGAAGTTATCTGGACTGAAGGATACCTTAATCATGAGGAAGTTCGGTAACGTGGAGCCAGAAAATTACTGGTACAGGGTATGTGAAGGTGAGACTGAATCTGTTGTTCAACGGCCGTGGCATCTGGTATGGAAGTCAAGGCGGCTGATGAATATTGTTTCGGCTATTGCTTCAAGGTTGAATTGGGATTACGACTCAGTTCACGTTGTGAGAGGGGAGAAGGCGAGGAACAGGGAGTTATGGCCACATCTTGCCGAAGACACAGCTCCGGAGGCTCTTCTCTCTAGCTTGCAAGACAAGGTTGACGATGGAAGAAACCTGTATATTGCGACAAATGAGCCAGATACATCTTTTTTTAATCCTTTAAAGGATAAGTATTCCACACATTTCCTCAATGACTATAGAGATCTCTGGGACGAAAACAGTGAATGGTACACGGAGACAGCAAAGCTTAACGGTGGGAGTCCTGTCGAATTTGATGGTTACATGATGGTTTCAGTAGATACAGAAGTTTTCTTGAGGGGTAAAAAACAGATTGAGACGTTTAACGATCTCACTAAAGATTGCAAGGATGGGATCAATACATGCACTTCTTCCAGCTAA